One window of Chloroflexus aggregans DSM 9485 genomic DNA carries:
- a CDS encoding acyltransferase, whose protein sequence is MRLYRTIIFLLLFIAPPPLKPPILRIACGAQIGRGVSIGWFTTLMGRHISIGDYSSIRALTIINCGGDLSIGRYSIISSFTLIYGADGLRIGDHCYIGPQSLINTEEEVRIGHWSALGARCMLYTHGSFLPYSEGYWVRFAPITIGNRVWCAAGVFLHPGITIGDNSFVKSRSVVSGEIPPDSIVEGNPARVINTMSRMQRTITPRRLDAIAEQMLRHFLALTATQGALRVWPDRSPPQVQAGRHIYQLVLVPATGEIATVDPTNPTIWLICRRGWSPPSALWLDLTTNRRSMHRAAPLDALCTFLQRYYGIQLEYEEER, encoded by the coding sequence ATGCGTCTCTACCGCACCATTATCTTTCTTTTACTCTTCATCGCACCACCGCCGCTCAAACCACCTATCTTGCGCATAGCGTGTGGTGCTCAGATCGGACGTGGAGTGTCCATCGGCTGGTTCACCACCCTCATGGGTCGGCACATTAGCATTGGCGATTACAGTTCAATCCGTGCCCTGACGATCATTAACTGCGGAGGTGACCTTAGTATTGGTCGTTACAGTATCATCAGTAGCTTTACGCTGATATACGGTGCAGATGGCCTACGCATTGGCGATCACTGCTACATTGGCCCACAATCGCTGATCAACACCGAGGAAGAGGTACGGATCGGTCACTGGAGTGCCCTTGGTGCGCGGTGCATGCTGTACACCCATGGTTCGTTCTTGCCCTACAGCGAAGGCTATTGGGTACGATTTGCCCCGATCACCATCGGCAATCGGGTCTGGTGCGCCGCCGGAGTCTTTTTGCATCCTGGCATCACTATCGGTGATAACAGTTTTGTGAAATCACGGTCGGTGGTAAGCGGCGAGATCCCGCCCGACTCGATTGTTGAAGGCAACCCGGCACGGGTGATCAATACCATGAGCCGAATGCAGCGAACGATCACCCCACGCCGGCTTGACGCCATCGCTGAACAGATGCTACGCCACTTTCTAGCGCTCACCGCTACCCAAGGCGCATTGCGTGTCTGGCCAGATCGATCACCGCCGCAGGTACAAGCCGGTCGGCACATCTACCAGCTTGTCCTCGTACCGGCAACAGGCGAGATAGCCACCGTTGATCCAACCAACCCGACGATTTGGCTCATTTGCCGGCGCGGCTGGTCACCTCCATCCGCTCTCTGGCTCGATCTGACTACCAACCGGCGCAGCATGCACCGCGCTGCGCCACTCGATGCGCTCTGCACATTTTTGCAGCGCTATTACGGTATTCAACTTGAATATGAAGAAGAGAGGTAA
- the wecB gene encoding non-hydrolyzing UDP-N-acetylglucosamine 2-epimerase — translation MARVLTVLGTRPEIIKLSPLIPLLETRFDHILVHSGQHYSYEVDAIFFEELSLPTPRYTLGVGSAQHGEQTARILSRLEPILLQERPDLVLVQGDTNTTMAGALCAAKLGFPVVHLEAGGRSFNRAMPEELNRIIVDHIAEILLAADEVAAANLRAEGLPEERIHVIGSTAIDAALRHRERAAQSTILTQLELEAGTYLALTLHRAENTTPDTLPGIVRALNELAEQYRIVFPIHPRTAAALERQGLQLSPRIHTIRPLGYLDMLCLVQAAQALLTDSGGLQEEAAVLGTPILLIRNETEWRYLIDAGVAVLIGNRYERIIAGATTWLSPEGLHRLRTAHSPIVSGAAERAAEIMAAYCTR, via the coding sequence ATGGCCCGAGTTCTTACCGTGCTCGGTACCCGGCCTGAAATTATCAAACTATCGCCGCTGATCCCATTACTCGAAACACGGTTCGATCACATTCTGGTTCACTCTGGTCAGCACTACTCCTACGAGGTCGATGCGATCTTCTTCGAGGAGCTGAGCTTGCCGACGCCACGTTACACGCTCGGCGTCGGCTCGGCCCAACATGGCGAACAGACGGCGCGCATTTTGTCGCGACTCGAACCGATTTTGTTGCAAGAACGGCCTGATCTGGTGCTGGTGCAAGGTGACACCAATACCACAATGGCCGGTGCGCTCTGTGCAGCTAAGCTTGGCTTTCCGGTCGTGCATCTGGAAGCGGGGGGACGCTCGTTCAACCGCGCTATGCCCGAAGAACTCAACCGGATTATTGTCGATCATATCGCCGAGATCCTGTTAGCAGCCGACGAGGTTGCCGCTGCCAACTTACGGGCCGAAGGCTTGCCGGAAGAGCGGATCCACGTCATCGGCTCGACGGCGATTGATGCGGCGCTGCGCCATCGCGAACGGGCAGCACAAAGCACTATCTTGACCCAGCTTGAGCTAGAAGCGGGCACGTATCTCGCACTCACGCTACACCGTGCCGAAAACACCACACCCGACACCCTACCCGGTATCGTCCGCGCTTTGAACGAACTTGCCGAGCAATACCGGATCGTTTTTCCAATTCATCCACGCACAGCAGCAGCGCTCGAACGCCAGGGTCTACAGCTCTCGCCTCGGATTCATACTATTCGTCCACTTGGGTATCTCGATATGCTCTGTCTCGTCCAAGCGGCGCAAGCACTGCTGACCGATTCGGGTGGTTTGCAAGAAGAAGCAGCAGTGTTGGGCACGCCCATTCTCCTGATACGTAACGAGACCGAATGGCGGTATCTGATCGATGCCGGCGTAGCGGTACTGATCGGCAATCGCTACGAGCGTATCATCGCCGGCGCCACGACATGGCTTAGCCCAGAGGGCTTGCACCGCTTACGCACCGCTCACTCACCGATCGTTAGTGGGGCCGCCGAGCGGGCTGCTGAGATTATGGCGGCATATTGTACGCGATAA
- a CDS encoding acyltransferase, which translates to MTERLQLYLSRQASSLPRYMIEQTVQSVCGWIPGLIGIGLRAFIYRAIMHIDGIVAIEDGVRIRFADNVRLGSGVYLDHGVYLHACPGGISIGAESMVMKNAILHVYNFRQLPHSHISIGRRSLIGEGCILRGQGGITIGDDVYLGTLVQILAVNHVFHDTTRPISTQGITAQGIRIGDGSWIGSGAIILDGVNIGKNVVVGAGAVVTKDIPDYCVAVGNPARVVRDLHTDPLPLKQAGVPVY; encoded by the coding sequence ATGACCGAACGACTTCAGCTTTACCTGAGCCGGCAAGCCAGCTCATTACCGCGCTACATGATCGAACAAACGGTACAGAGCGTATGCGGCTGGATACCAGGACTGATCGGGATCGGTCTTCGCGCCTTCATCTATCGCGCCATTATGCATATCGATGGCATTGTTGCTATCGAAGACGGTGTCCGCATCCGTTTTGCCGATAATGTTCGGCTTGGTAGTGGTGTCTATCTTGATCACGGTGTCTATCTGCATGCTTGTCCAGGAGGAATCAGCATCGGTGCGGAAAGTATGGTGATGAAAAACGCCATTCTCCACGTCTACAACTTCCGCCAACTGCCGCACAGTCACATCAGCATTGGCCGACGTTCGCTGATCGGGGAGGGTTGTATTCTACGTGGGCAAGGTGGTATTACCATCGGCGATGATGTGTATCTGGGCACACTGGTACAAATCTTGGCGGTTAATCACGTCTTTCACGACACCACTCGCCCGATCAGCACGCAAGGCATCACCGCACAAGGTATTCGGATTGGCGATGGTTCGTGGATTGGGAGTGGGGCTATCATCCTCGATGGCGTAAACATCGGGAAAAACGTTGTGGTTGGTGCCGGCGCCGTTGTCACCAAAGACATCCCCGATTACTGTGTGGCCGTCGGTAATCCGGCGCGCGTAGTGCGCGATCTCCATACCGATCCATTACCGCTTAAGCAGGCAGGAGTACCGGTCTATTAG
- a CDS encoding glycosyltransferase family 2 protein, producing MTMLSVVIPAYNEEDGIAAIVERVLAIKPALQAVGVDDLECIVVDDGSQDNTAAIVQSFGERVRLIRQQNRGYGGALKTGFSQARGELIGFLDADSTYPPEYFPQMCKAALDGADIVIGSRMAGAHSEMPLVRRIGNTIFAIMLSLVAGVRISDSASGQRVLRRSILPVIYPLPNTLDFTPAMSTRALHEGLRMVEIPIPYRERSGRSKLHVVRDGLRFTKSIVWTALTYNPVRIFGGVGLGLLMLALLIIVGQSIGIGLGILSGWSFPQLFGALVLAVAGVTLYTTGTSFSYLVTLFHKRAIRQGLFGRRGNGRRIERHYWWLGLLAIIDGIGIYIAAVAFDLTNPALNYSWFAPVVSAMLVLMGVQLVSAWGLARVLAELSRREHEQTADLNWTYTPLTTSIEATTQTA from the coding sequence ATGACGATGCTGTCTGTCGTGATTCCGGCCTATAACGAAGAAGACGGAATCGCAGCAATCGTAGAGCGTGTCTTGGCTATTAAACCGGCATTACAAGCGGTTGGTGTTGATGACCTCGAATGTATTGTCGTTGACGACGGTTCACAGGACAACACTGCTGCCATTGTACAGAGCTTCGGCGAGCGAGTGCGTTTGATCCGGCAACAGAATCGTGGCTATGGCGGTGCCCTTAAAACCGGTTTTAGTCAAGCGCGCGGTGAATTGATCGGGTTTCTCGACGCCGATAGTACCTACCCACCCGAATACTTCCCTCAGATGTGCAAGGCAGCCCTCGATGGGGCCGATATTGTCATCGGCAGTCGTATGGCCGGAGCACATAGTGAAATGCCGCTTGTGCGTCGGATCGGCAACACGATCTTTGCCATCATGCTCTCGCTCGTCGCGGGCGTGCGAATCAGCGATAGCGCCAGTGGTCAGCGCGTGTTACGCCGCTCGATCTTACCGGTGATCTATCCACTGCCGAACACCCTTGATTTTACCCCAGCAATGAGCACCCGTGCCCTGCACGAAGGGCTACGCATGGTTGAAATCCCAATTCCCTACCGAGAACGGTCGGGACGCAGCAAGCTGCACGTGGTACGCGACGGTTTACGCTTTACCAAGTCAATTGTCTGGACAGCACTCACCTACAATCCGGTGCGGATCTTTGGTGGCGTCGGTCTCGGTCTCCTGATGTTGGCACTGTTGATCATTGTCGGGCAGAGCATCGGGATAGGGCTTGGCATCTTAAGCGGTTGGTCGTTCCCCCAACTCTTCGGTGCATTGGTCTTGGCCGTCGCCGGAGTAACCCTCTATACGACCGGTACTTCGTTCAGTTATCTGGTCACGCTCTTCCACAAGCGTGCTATTCGCCAAGGTCTCTTCGGTCGACGCGGCAACGGCCGTCGCATCGAGCGTCACTATTGGTGGTTGGGCTTACTCGCGATTATCGATGGTATTGGCATTTACATCGCAGCGGTTGCCTTTGACCTGACGAATCCAGCCCTGAACTATTCGTGGTTTGCTCCGGTTGTGAGCGCAATGCTGGTTCTGATGGGGGTGCAACTGGTAAGCGCGTGGGGGCTGGCGCGTGTCTTAGCCGAGCTAAGCCGGCGCGAGCATGAGCAGACTGCCGATCTGAACTGGACGTACACTCCGCTGACAACGTCAATCGAAGCGACTACGCAAACCGCATAA
- a CDS encoding B12-binding domain-containing radical SAM protein: protein MSEQEITTTPRKQAPGDKPTGIKLVAPARPHERAGEIRFVEMPREQTPRLDVLVLNPPSPDGDLFLRDIARVGRRTRDGIIWPQTALAQIAAVVKEAGYTVEVIDAIGLMMDWKSFEKYMWEKKPRYMIIHATAPTLTNDMRTTFIGKAVGSITMAIGTHVTPMTRETLETYPTLDIVVRGEPELTIVDVIRTIDRVVAEERAAETVPVGNPDLTPPWRKLPFPDASYLTTRGRFRGVPPAIIARALRETLGVGYRDEHGEVQINPDRPFIEDLDTLPIPLHDQLPWQRYKVPIVGGPYTFVLTSRGCPAGCRYCIKHVTYQSSVRHRSPHHVLQEMIMLKEMGLRHIHFEADLFTVKKEFVYDLCHTIIKEGIKLRWSCNSRVDFVDEDELRLMRKAGCFMIAWGLESGSEEVLKRARKGTTVKRIEETIAASHRAGIMNWGYFIIGLPGETVETIQQTIALSKRLPLDIALFHIATPYPGTPFYYEAVANGWIRMNQWEDYDMYSHTVLNYPHLSSADLEYWAKRAAREWSLRPRPIMTFLKGATNPETWGQLWQIGVNHLKWIGGSLRNEGLRRLGGSTM from the coding sequence ATGAGCGAGCAGGAAATAACGACCACTCCACGCAAGCAAGCACCGGGAGATAAACCAACCGGTATCAAGCTGGTTGCTCCCGCCCGTCCCCATGAACGTGCCGGCGAGATCCGTTTCGTCGAGATGCCACGCGAGCAAACCCCGCGACTGGATGTGCTGGTGTTAAACCCACCTTCACCCGACGGCGATCTCTTCTTACGTGATATTGCGCGCGTGGGCCGGCGCACCCGCGATGGTATCATCTGGCCGCAAACGGCCCTTGCGCAGATTGCCGCTGTGGTAAAAGAGGCCGGTTATACCGTCGAAGTGATCGATGCTATCGGTCTCATGATGGATTGGAAGTCGTTTGAGAAATATATGTGGGAAAAGAAGCCGCGTTACATGATCATTCACGCGACGGCACCCACCCTTACGAACGACATGCGTACAACGTTTATCGGTAAGGCCGTAGGCTCGATCACGATGGCCATCGGTACGCACGTCACTCCGATGACGCGCGAAACTCTCGAAACCTACCCAACGCTCGACATCGTCGTGCGCGGCGAACCAGAACTCACTATCGTCGATGTCATCCGCACCATCGATCGGGTTGTGGCAGAAGAGCGTGCTGCCGAGACGGTACCGGTTGGCAATCCTGATCTAACTCCGCCATGGCGCAAACTACCGTTCCCCGACGCTTCGTATCTAACGACACGGGGGCGTTTTCGGGGGGTGCCGCCTGCGATCATCGCCCGTGCCCTCCGTGAGACGCTCGGTGTCGGCTACCGTGACGAACACGGCGAAGTGCAAATTAACCCCGACCGACCATTCATCGAAGACCTCGATACGCTACCCATTCCCTTACACGACCAGTTGCCGTGGCAACGCTACAAAGTACCGATTGTCGGCGGACCGTATACCTTCGTGCTAACCAGTCGTGGCTGTCCGGCCGGCTGCCGCTATTGCATCAAACACGTCACCTATCAGTCGAGTGTACGCCACCGCAGCCCACATCACGTCTTGCAAGAGATGATCATGCTCAAAGAAATGGGTCTGCGTCATATTCACTTCGAGGCTGACCTGTTCACGGTAAAGAAAGAGTTTGTTTACGATCTGTGCCACACGATTATCAAAGAGGGTATCAAACTGCGCTGGAGCTGTAACAGCCGGGTTGACTTCGTCGATGAAGATGAACTACGCCTGATGCGCAAGGCGGGCTGTTTCATGATCGCGTGGGGTCTTGAGAGCGGGAGCGAAGAGGTGCTCAAGCGTGCGCGCAAAGGCACGACGGTGAAGCGGATCGAAGAGACGATTGCCGCCAGTCACCGAGCCGGCATTATGAACTGGGGCTATTTTATCATCGGGCTACCGGGCGAAACGGTGGAGACGATCCAACAAACGATCGCGCTCTCGAAGCGGTTGCCACTCGATATTGCGCTATTCCACATCGCCACGCCCTACCCCGGTACACCATTTTACTACGAGGCCGTTGCCAATGGGTGGATCAGAATGAATCAGTGGGAAGACTACGACATGTATTCCCACACGGTTCTCAACTATCCACATCTTAGCTCGGCCGATCTGGAGTACTGGGCCAAACGCGCCGCCCGCGAGTGGTCGTTGCGACCGCGCCCGATTATGACCTTCCTCAAAGGGGCGACTAACCCGGAAACATGGGGACAACTCTGGCAGATTGGCGTGAACCATCTTAAGTGGATTGGGGGAAGTTTGCGTAATGAAGGGCTACGTCGGTTAGGGGGAAGCACGATGTAA
- a CDS encoding ArnT family glycosyltransferase: MMNKLLATQTRRSSIVSLRTGERIAALILMMLIVLLALVNLPYAPRTWFDEGSHLHVPETLVRYGVYADISSEGYRYFGPTIGVGPTVMLPIALVFAGVGVDLLPARLVIVMYLFVALWFFYRLAAHLHGTKIALLTVVLLIASRTRGFEGMVEYGRQVLGEVPGVAWLGAGLLAYTLAIVSPNQRRRYALLAGVGFGLALITKNQFALIIAPGLGLLALLDWGYFRVGDWWLRLAPPMIAGAMFVGWLLIMLAFLGPADFSANLAKTRQAAGGAIFVFEIAASMRSVRYLVQVYGGLLIPALLYSLWRCRRGGAPAFAELTPTLLAVLWLGWYLISLGWPRYAFPAVVLGAPAVARMIGDVTGWLWQRGHRWLAGTVAAYVVLVIGFALSLTIQVITTPDDSTHRMAAFLNQTIPTDTIIETWEPELAVLTDHTYHYVPTELLDSAVRHAWLGGPPVAYDGLAAQPPYVLTGPFSTYTGIYSADVLTVTYTPLYSVGPYTLWQRNMP, from the coding sequence ATGATGAATAAGCTACTTGCCACCCAAACACGACGTTCATCGATTGTATCGCTACGCACCGGTGAGCGAATTGCAGCCCTGATCCTGATGATGCTGATCGTTCTCCTCGCGCTTGTCAACCTACCGTATGCACCACGCACGTGGTTCGACGAAGGTTCACACCTCCACGTTCCTGAAACATTGGTACGTTATGGCGTCTATGCCGACATCAGTAGTGAAGGATACCGCTACTTCGGGCCAACCATCGGCGTCGGTCCAACCGTGATGCTGCCGATAGCGCTGGTCTTTGCCGGTGTTGGGGTCGATCTGTTGCCGGCTCGGCTGGTGATCGTGATGTACCTGTTTGTCGCACTCTGGTTCTTCTACCGACTCGCTGCGCACCTACACGGAACAAAGATCGCGCTCTTGACGGTCGTCCTGTTGATCGCATCACGCACGCGCGGTTTTGAGGGTATGGTCGAGTATGGTCGACAGGTATTGGGAGAGGTTCCCGGGGTGGCCTGGCTCGGTGCAGGTCTGCTTGCGTACACGTTGGCGATTGTTTCGCCGAACCAACGCCGACGTTACGCCTTGTTGGCCGGAGTTGGCTTTGGTTTGGCCCTGATCACCAAGAATCAATTCGCCTTGATTATTGCCCCCGGTCTTGGGCTGCTGGCGCTCCTCGACTGGGGGTACTTTCGGGTAGGCGACTGGTGGTTACGGTTAGCACCACCAATGATCGCCGGCGCCATGTTTGTCGGTTGGTTATTGATCATGTTAGCCTTTCTTGGCCCGGCGGATTTCAGCGCCAATCTCGCGAAGACGAGACAAGCAGCCGGTGGTGCGATCTTTGTCTTCGAGATCGCTGCCAGTATGCGCTCAGTCCGCTATCTGGTGCAAGTATACGGTGGTCTTCTCATTCCGGCATTGCTCTATAGTCTCTGGCGTTGTCGGCGTGGCGGTGCGCCGGCTTTTGCTGAGCTGACGCCAACTCTCCTGGCAGTACTCTGGTTGGGCTGGTATCTGATCTCGCTCGGCTGGCCCCGTTACGCTTTTCCGGCTGTCGTCCTCGGCGCACCGGCAGTCGCCCGCATGATCGGTGATGTGACCGGCTGGTTGTGGCAACGAGGTCATCGTTGGTTGGCCGGTACTGTCGCTGCATACGTCGTGCTGGTGATCGGTTTTGCGCTGAGTCTAACGATCCAGGTGATCACGACGCCTGACGACTCAACCCACCGGATGGCGGCCTTCCTTAATCAGACGATTCCAACCGATACGATCATCGAAACATGGGAGCCAGAACTGGCTGTATTGACCGACCACACCTACCACTATGTTCCAACCGAACTGCTCGATAGCGCTGTACGCCACGCATGGCTCGGTGGTCCACCGGTAGCTTACGATGGATTAGCCGCCCAACCACCGTATGTCCTGACCGGGCCATTTAGTACGTACACCGGCATCTATTCGGCCGACGTATTGACGGTGACGTACACACCGCTCTATAGCGTCGGGCCATATACTCTCTGGCAACGGAATATGCCGTAA
- a CDS encoding glycosyltransferase family 4 protein, whose protein sequence is MRILMLTLIAPYPPDSGPKIKTYYLLQYLCAHHEVTLVSLVRNEQERKNAESLRRICREVYTVPFQRSRWKDARFLLKSALTGDSFILSRDASPELHRLLHTLTSREYFDIIHADQLNMAPFAVDLPGGARIIDQHNAVWTIVARMATRFHLIRRIGLQIEARRLRRAEARLCSRFDGMLAVSKPDYTFLQLAAADAGVTLPPTTIIPIAIDTRNEMPVQHHAAPDTILSMATMFWPPNVDGVLWFAREVWPLVRQEVPHARVALVGARPPAPVRQLTADPAIDVPGYVAEPRPYLERTAALIVPVHAGGGMRVKILEALARGLPIVSTTIGYEGIDLTPDEHLLVGDTPTAFANAVIRLLRDPALGRQLAAQGRRVAEERYDWRVVYPAIEHLYANALQRAGSAVARRLC, encoded by the coding sequence ATGCGTATTCTCATGCTAACCCTGATTGCGCCATACCCACCCGATAGTGGTCCGAAGATCAAAACCTACTATCTCTTGCAATACCTCTGTGCCCATCACGAGGTGACACTTGTTTCGTTGGTACGTAACGAGCAAGAGCGGAAGAATGCCGAATCGTTACGCCGGATCTGCCGTGAAGTGTATACCGTACCATTTCAGCGTTCACGGTGGAAAGATGCCCGCTTTCTGCTTAAAAGTGCGCTCACCGGCGATTCGTTCATTCTCAGTCGCGATGCCTCACCGGAATTGCACCGGCTCCTACACACGCTCACTTCACGAGAGTATTTTGACATTATCCACGCCGATCAGCTCAATATGGCGCCCTTTGCCGTCGATCTACCCGGTGGTGCGCGGATTATCGATCAGCATAATGCGGTGTGGACGATTGTCGCTCGCATGGCGACAAGATTTCATCTGATCAGGCGGATTGGGTTGCAGATCGAAGCGCGCCGTCTCCGCCGCGCCGAAGCACGGCTCTGTAGCCGCTTTGACGGTATGCTGGCGGTGAGCAAGCCAGATTACACCTTTCTCCAGTTGGCCGCCGCCGACGCCGGGGTCACACTGCCACCTACCACGATTATCCCGATTGCGATCGATACCCGCAATGAAATGCCGGTGCAGCATCATGCCGCACCCGATACCATCCTTAGTATGGCGACTATGTTCTGGCCACCCAACGTTGACGGCGTGCTCTGGTTTGCCCGTGAGGTCTGGCCGCTGGTCCGACAGGAAGTGCCACACGCCCGCGTCGCACTCGTCGGCGCACGACCACCGGCCCCAGTCCGTCAACTAACCGCCGATCCGGCTATCGACGTGCCCGGCTACGTCGCCGAGCCGCGCCCATACCTCGAACGCACCGCAGCGCTGATCGTTCCGGTTCATGCCGGTGGCGGCATGCGGGTCAAAATACTGGAAGCACTCGCCCGTGGCTTGCCCATCGTCTCAACCACTATCGGGTACGAAGGAATTGACCTCACGCCAGACGAACATCTGTTAGTCGGCGATACGCCGACAGCTTTTGCCAATGCCGTGATTCGCCTCCTTCGCGATCCTGCACTCGGACGACAATTAGCGGCTCAAGGGCGGCGCGTCGCTGAAGAACGCTACGACTGGCGGGTAGTTTACCCGGCAATCGAGCATCTGTACGCGAACGCACTGCAACGAGCCGGTTCAGCAGTGGCGAGACGGTTATGCTGA
- a CDS encoding glycosyltransferase has product MLKILFVAPYTPSPIRVRPYQFIRHLSQRGHAITLVCPVDNDTAYHELRTICQRVVAVPIRRIDHLFAYAHALPHNLPLQAAHCLTPAMVAAVANEIRSGDHHIIHIEHLRAAEIVRAALHQCGDGPPTLLDAVDSISLLFERTWRRGTTLSSRVRALIDLARTRRYEAAYPQRFTAIAVTSPEDRWALTTLNTTLHKAGASPIIVAPNGVDLTYFHPPTAPRRPNHIVFTGKMSYHANEAAARYLIEEIMPRVWAVRPHVTVTLAGAEPGPRLRAYARDPRVTVTGAVPDLRPYLMQATLAVAPIRYGVGVQNKVLEAMATATPVITARQATVALSAHANRDLIVADDTDAFAHAILELLVNPERCTALGRAGRKYVEQHHNWHTSVAQIEMGYLTALSATRDRSL; this is encoded by the coding sequence ATGCTGAAAATACTGTTTGTTGCCCCCTATACACCATCACCGATCCGCGTGCGACCGTATCAGTTTATCCGTCATCTCAGTCAACGCGGACACGCCATTACGCTCGTGTGTCCGGTTGACAATGACACGGCCTACCATGAACTACGTACCATCTGCCAACGGGTGGTAGCAGTACCTATCCGGCGCATTGATCATTTGTTCGCCTATGCACACGCATTACCGCACAATCTCCCTCTCCAAGCCGCGCATTGCCTCACGCCAGCGATGGTCGCCGCGGTGGCGAACGAGATTCGTTCCGGTGACCATCACATTATCCATATCGAGCACCTACGTGCTGCCGAGATTGTGCGGGCTGCGCTTCACCAATGCGGTGATGGGCCACCAACCCTGCTCGACGCTGTTGACAGTATCAGCCTGCTCTTTGAACGAACGTGGCGACGTGGTACAACCCTGAGTAGCCGAGTGCGAGCACTCATTGACTTGGCCCGTACCCGACGTTACGAGGCAGCTTATCCGCAACGCTTCACAGCCATCGCAGTTACATCACCAGAAGACCGGTGGGCACTTACCACCCTTAACACCACCTTGCATAAAGCCGGAGCAAGCCCGATCATTGTGGCCCCTAACGGCGTTGATCTCACCTACTTCCATCCACCTACCGCCCCTCGTCGCCCCAACCATATCGTCTTCACCGGCAAGATGAGCTACCACGCGAACGAGGCTGCTGCCCGTTACCTCATCGAGGAGATTATGCCGCGGGTCTGGGCCGTTCGTCCGCACGTCACCGTGACGTTAGCCGGCGCCGAACCGGGGCCAAGGCTACGGGCCTATGCCCGCGATCCCCGCGTCACCGTTACCGGGGCCGTCCCCGATTTACGTCCCTATCTGATGCAGGCGACACTCGCCGTTGCTCCTATCCGTTACGGTGTTGGCGTGCAGAACAAAGTGCTTGAAGCAATGGCTACTGCCACGCCGGTGATCACGGCCCGTCAAGCAACCGTCGCTCTTAGCGCCCATGCTAACCGCGACCTCATCGTAGCGGATGATACTGATGCTTTTGCCCATGCCATTCTCGAACTACTGGTCAATCCCGAACGATGTACTGCGCTCGGTCGCGCGGGGCGCAAGTATGTTGAACAACATCACAATTGGCACACAAGTGTCGCTCAGATCGAAATGGGGTATCTGACAGCACTTTCTGCAACACGAGATCGATCACTATGA
- a CDS encoding glycosyltransferase family 2 protein, with protein MAEYNLSIVIPCYNEAEGITAMHDRLAQALAILRNRGRVQLVLVNDGSHDGTGQLLEQTFGNWPDTVIVHHDTNRGLGAALRTGFTHATGQVIVTCDSDGTYPFSEIPALLDRLVPGVDLVTASPYHTGGGVENVPAYRVFISKAASLCYRVLVNPRIHTYTAMFRACRRELIENVTTQADGFLMVTEWLVEALLKGYRVAEYPTTLRVRQYGQSKARVWRITKTHLRYMAGIVRRRLFTQLRTNALPRSW; from the coding sequence ATGGCCGAATACAACCTCTCGATCGTCATCCCCTGTTATAACGAAGCTGAAGGCATAACGGCAATGCACGACCGCTTGGCTCAAGCACTGGCGATTCTACGCAATCGTGGACGGGTACAACTCGTACTGGTTAACGATGGGAGTCACGACGGCACCGGCCAACTGTTGGAACAAACGTTTGGCAATTGGCCTGATACGGTGATTGTCCATCACGACACGAATCGCGGATTAGGGGCTGCGTTACGCACCGGTTTTACCCATGCCACCGGTCAAGTCATCGTGACATGTGATAGCGACGGTACCTACCCCTTTAGTGAAATCCCGGCCCTCCTCGACCGATTGGTACCCGGTGTTGATCTGGTGACAGCCTCACCATACCACACGGGTGGTGGGGTCGAGAATGTACCGGCATACCGCGTCTTCATCAGCAAAGCAGCCTCACTCTGCTATCGGGTATTGGTCAACCCGCGCATCCACACCTACACCGCAATGTTCCGTGCCTGCCGACGCGAGTTGATCGAGAACGTAACCACGCAAGCTGACGGTTTTCTCATGGTAACTGAGTGGCTCGTCGAAGCTTTGCTCAAGGGCTATCGAGTAGCCGAATACCCGACCACACTACGAGTACGCCAGTACGGACAATCGAAAGCACGGGTATGGCGCATCACCAAAACCCACCTGCGCTATATGGCCGGGATTGTCCGACGGCGCTTGTTCACCCAACTACGCACCAACGCCTTACCGCGCAGTTGGTAA